Proteins co-encoded in one Natronorubrum daqingense genomic window:
- the aroC gene encoding chorismate synthase, with protein sequence MNGNRFGRLFQVTTFGESHGEAMGCTVSGCPAGLELSEEDIQADLDRRKPGQSMITTSRGEPDDVSIKSGVQDGYTTGTPIGMVIQNKDARSGKYEPFITAPRPSHGDFTYSAKFGTRNWGGGGRSSARETVNWVAAGAIAKKLLATQGIELKAHVNQIGDVEAPEVTFEEILEHSEENDVRCAHPETADEMQELIADYQEEGDSIGGSIYFEAQGVPVGLGAPRFDSLSARLGQAMMAVPATTAFEFGLGTEAAEWTGKDRNDDWEFDSEGNPTPVENDHGGIQGGISSGEPIYGEVTLHAPTSIPKSQQTADWETGELKEEKVIGRHDPVLPPRGVPVVEAMLALTLVDFMFLSGRLNPDRVDDQPGEYDTDYHPSNPANE encoded by the coding sequence ATGAACGGCAACCGCTTCGGTCGCCTCTTTCAGGTGACCACGTTCGGTGAGAGCCACGGGGAGGCGATGGGGTGTACCGTCTCGGGGTGCCCCGCCGGTCTCGAGCTCTCGGAGGAGGACATTCAGGCAGATCTGGACCGCCGGAAGCCGGGCCAGTCGATGATCACGACCAGTCGCGGCGAACCAGACGACGTCTCGATCAAATCGGGCGTGCAAGACGGCTACACGACCGGGACGCCAATCGGGATGGTCATCCAGAACAAGGACGCGAGATCGGGCAAGTACGAGCCCTTCATCACGGCTCCTCGACCCTCCCACGGCGACTTTACGTACTCCGCGAAGTTCGGCACGCGAAACTGGGGCGGCGGCGGTCGCTCGTCGGCCAGAGAGACGGTCAACTGGGTCGCTGCAGGTGCCATCGCGAAGAAACTCCTCGCGACGCAAGGAATCGAACTCAAGGCACACGTCAACCAGATCGGCGACGTGGAGGCTCCCGAAGTGACCTTCGAGGAGATACTCGAGCACAGCGAGGAAAACGACGTGCGCTGTGCCCACCCCGAGACGGCCGACGAGATGCAGGAGCTGATCGCGGACTACCAGGAAGAAGGCGACTCCATCGGCGGGAGCATCTACTTCGAAGCACAGGGTGTCCCCGTCGGACTCGGTGCGCCGCGATTCGACTCGCTCTCGGCCCGACTCGGCCAAGCGATGATGGCCGTTCCGGCGACGACGGCCTTCGAGTTCGGGCTGGGAACCGAAGCCGCAGAGTGGACCGGCAAGGACCGAAACGACGATTGGGAGTTCGACTCCGAGGGCAACCCGACGCCCGTCGAGAACGATCACGGCGGGATTCAAGGCGGCATCTCGAGTGGCGAACCCATCTACGGCGAGGTCACGCTTCACGCGCCGACGTCGATTCCAAAGAGCCAGCAGACGGCCGACTGGGAGACGGGCGAGTTGAAAGAAGAGAAAGTCATCGGCCGTCACGACCCCGTGCTCCCGCCGCGGGGCGTTCCCGTCGTCGAGGCGATGCTCGCACTGACGCTCGTCGACTTCATGTTCCTCTCCGGACGACTCAACCCCGACCGCGTCGACGACCAGCCGGGCGAGTACGACACGGACTACCACCCGAGCAATCCGGCGAACGAATAG
- a CDS encoding alkaline phosphatase family protein: MRTDLERRLRNRQTEDGYLFPDYEDYCFANVPDTVATVLGADDVVDRPLPHDVLADLGDDYDRVLVVVVDGFGLEFWNRHDHPLLERLEAAGTVSPLTATYPSETAAAMTTFHTGRLPASHGVLGWDVYDPIDEASYEAFTVDVKAGDESVDHDLQDVFEGPPIYPALSRAGIDCHHVVPFEETYDGAVAHTYDLDLEAGPATESDGVEADPTTELDSFEATVESAFDAADDPAYLYAYLPQIDSVAHASGTHSDAYRETVGATFDALERALSRIGSDDGSEAGETLLVLTADHGHVDTVPEHNIDLETDAN; the protein is encoded by the coding sequence ATGCGCACCGACCTCGAGCGGCGTCTCCGAAATCGACAAACCGAGGACGGCTACCTGTTTCCCGACTACGAGGACTACTGCTTCGCCAACGTGCCAGATACGGTCGCGACAGTACTCGGAGCGGACGATGTCGTCGACCGACCGCTCCCCCACGACGTCCTCGCGGATCTCGGCGACGACTACGACCGGGTGCTGGTCGTCGTCGTCGACGGCTTCGGCCTCGAGTTCTGGAACCGCCACGACCACCCGCTGCTCGAGCGACTCGAGGCCGCGGGGACCGTCTCGCCGCTGACGGCGACCTACCCCTCCGAGACGGCAGCGGCGATGACGACTTTCCACACGGGACGGCTGCCCGCCTCCCACGGCGTGCTCGGGTGGGACGTCTACGATCCGATAGACGAGGCCTCCTACGAGGCGTTCACGGTCGACGTCAAAGCCGGCGACGAGTCGGTCGATCACGACCTGCAGGACGTTTTCGAGGGGCCGCCGATCTATCCAGCCCTCTCGAGGGCGGGCATCGACTGTCACCACGTCGTCCCGTTCGAGGAGACCTACGACGGCGCGGTCGCTCACACCTACGATTTGGACCTCGAGGCGGGTCCGGCCACCGAATCCGACGGCGTCGAAGCCGATCCGACCACCGAACTCGACAGCTTCGAGGCCACAGTCGAATCGGCGTTCGACGCCGCCGACGATCCGGCGTATCTGTACGCCTATCTGCCACAGATCGACAGCGTCGCACACGCCTCAGGCACTCACAGCGACGCCTATCGGGAGACCGTTGGGGCCACCTTCGACGCCCTCGAGCGTGCGCTCTCGCGAATCGGGTCGGACGACGGCAGCGAGGCTGGCGAAACGCTGCTCGTCCTCACGGCCGATCACGGCCACGTCGATACCGTCCCCGAGCACAACATCGACCTCGAGACCGACGCCAACTGA
- a CDS encoding thiolase family protein, giving the protein MADTTPVIVSAVRTAQGKEDGALSEFRSEDLSIPLVNEMLAETGLSGDDIDDLMWGCAQQRGEQRTNIARQIALFSDLGEGVPATTVDRQCASSAQAIIGAADSIAAGRQQAVFAGGVESMSRVKMGAADSGEMHPKLDEEYGMENLAMGVTAEKVAEKHGISREEQDEYGARSQQRAVDATEEGRFDDEIVPLETEDGTHDTDEGLRPGTTAEKLAELPTVFKEDGTVTPGNASQIADGAAGVLLTSRAFAEENDLEVLAEVGTSYVAGVDPTVMGVGPVPSTEGLLERAGREIDDYGLVEINEAFASQTLYSQQELGIPMDQLNVNGGAIAIGHPLGCSGARLPVTLVHEMNRRGVERGIATECVGFGQGAAIEFELP; this is encoded by the coding sequence TCAACGAGATGCTCGCCGAGACCGGCCTCTCCGGCGACGATATCGACGATCTGATGTGGGGCTGCGCCCAGCAACGCGGCGAGCAGCGAACGAACATTGCGCGCCAAATCGCGCTCTTTTCGGATCTCGGTGAGGGCGTCCCGGCGACGACGGTCGATCGTCAGTGTGCATCCTCCGCGCAGGCAATTATCGGTGCCGCCGACTCGATCGCTGCAGGCCGCCAGCAGGCCGTCTTCGCGGGCGGCGTCGAGAGCATGAGCCGCGTGAAGATGGGAGCCGCCGACAGCGGCGAGATGCACCCGAAACTCGACGAGGAGTACGGCATGGAGAACCTCGCAATGGGCGTCACGGCCGAAAAGGTTGCTGAGAAGCACGGCATTTCGCGCGAAGAACAAGACGAGTACGGTGCTCGCAGCCAACAGCGCGCCGTCGACGCGACCGAGGAAGGTCGATTCGACGACGAAATCGTTCCCCTCGAGACCGAGGACGGAACCCACGACACTGACGAAGGGCTGCGTCCGGGAACGACGGCCGAGAAACTCGCGGAGTTGCCAACCGTTTTCAAAGAAGACGGCACCGTCACGCCGGGTAACGCCTCCCAGATCGCCGACGGGGCCGCGGGCGTCTTACTGACCAGCCGCGCATTCGCCGAGGAGAACGACCTCGAGGTCCTCGCGGAAGTCGGTACGAGCTACGTCGCCGGCGTCGATCCGACGGTCATGGGTGTCGGCCCAGTGCCGTCGACTGAAGGCTTGCTCGAGCGTGCGGGTCGAGAGATCGACGACTACGGCCTCGTCGAGATCAACGAAGCGTTCGCGAGCCAGACGCTGTACTCCCAGCAGGAACTCGGCATTCCGATGGATCAACTGAACGTCAACGGCGGCGCGATCGCGATCGGTCATCCACTCGGGTGTTCCGGTGCTCGCCTGCCCGTCACGCTCGTCCACGAGATGAACCGCCGCGGCGTCGAGCGAGGGATTGCGACCGAGTGCGTCGGCTTCGGTCAGGGAGCGGCGATCGAGTTCGAACTGCCCTGA